A genomic segment from Modestobacter roseus encodes:
- a CDS encoding LacI family DNA-binding transcriptional regulator: protein MTDTTARPASPTLDEVAVLAGVSRATVSRVINDSPRVSPEAREAVRSAVAQLRYVPNRMARSLVTRRTDTIALVLNEPNTQVFSDPFFASIVRGVSATLADTDLNLVLLTARDEREQQKIGRYARQGHVDGVILMSVHSNDPLPEILEEAGIPLVLCGRPFDGRDLAYVDADNSGGAELAARHLLSTGRRRIGTVTGPLDMIAGVDRLHGWRSALQAAGVEAAPRMVAEGDFTEAGGARAMAELLEDAPDLDAVFVASDPMAVGALRTLRAAGRRVPDDVAVVGFDDAAVAAVCDPPLTTVAQPLGDMTPLLTELLLRQIDGERAESRIVPTRLVRRASA, encoded by the coding sequence ATGACCGACACCACCGCGCGTCCGGCGTCCCCGACGCTGGACGAGGTCGCCGTGCTCGCCGGCGTCTCCCGGGCCACCGTCTCCCGGGTCATCAACGACTCCCCGCGCGTGAGCCCGGAGGCGCGCGAGGCGGTGCGGTCGGCGGTCGCGCAGCTGCGCTACGTCCCCAACCGGATGGCCCGCAGCCTGGTCACCCGGCGCACCGACACGATCGCGCTGGTGCTCAACGAGCCCAACACCCAGGTGTTCAGCGACCCGTTCTTCGCCAGCATCGTGCGCGGGGTGTCCGCAACCCTGGCCGACACCGACCTCAACCTGGTGCTGCTGACCGCCCGCGACGAGCGTGAGCAGCAGAAGATCGGCCGGTACGCCCGCCAGGGCCACGTCGACGGCGTGATCCTGATGTCGGTGCACAGCAATGACCCGCTGCCGGAGATCCTCGAGGAGGCCGGCATCCCGCTGGTCCTGTGCGGTCGCCCCTTCGACGGCCGGGACCTCGCCTACGTCGACGCCGACAACTCCGGCGGCGCCGAGCTGGCCGCCCGGCACCTGCTCAGCACCGGCCGGCGGCGCATCGGCACGGTCACCGGCCCGCTGGACATGATCGCCGGCGTCGACCGGTTGCACGGCTGGCGCTCGGCGCTGCAGGCCGCCGGCGTGGAGGCCGCACCCCGGATGGTGGCCGAGGGCGACTTCACCGAGGCCGGTGGGGCCCGGGCGATGGCCGAGCTGCTGGAGGATGCCCCCGACCTCGACGCGGTGTTCGTCGCCTCCGACCCGATGGCCGTCGGTGCGCTGCGCACCCTGCGGGCGGCGGGCCGACGGGTGCCCGACGACGTCGCCGTCGTCGGCTTCGACGACGCGGCCGTCGCCGCGGTCTGCGACCCGCCGCTGACCACGGTCGCCCAGCCGCTGGGCGACATGACCCCGCTGCTCACCGAGCTGCTGCTGCGCCAGATCGACGGTGAGCGGGCGGAGTCCCGGATTGTCCCGACCCGGCTGGTCCGCCGCGCCTCCGCCTGA